The genomic DNA GTAGGGGCGATTGTCGTGGTTTCCCTCGATCGCAATTACCGGAATCCCTGCGTCCTTTAGCTCCCTCAGACAATGCTGTGCCTGGTTTAGCGTCCCCGGCTGAATATTGCGATGCTCAAATAGATCCCCCACAATCACCACAAAATCGACTTGCTCGGCGATCGCATACTGATTAATAGCATCCTCAAGCGCATAGAAAAAATCGCGGGTTCGTTCCTTGCTGTCGTAGCGATCGAATCCCAGATGAATATCAGCCAGATGCAGAAACCGAGCCATAGTATCGATCTGTAGTACAGATGGACGCAACTAGGGCTATTGTAAGGGCTTTCCTCTCCCTTCGCCCAAAATATTGGTTCAGCTCATACCTACTGCTGATGGGTATCCGACTGCTCAAGGGCTTCCATCAGCTCAGCACCCGCCACATAGCAATCATAGGAAGTTGGCAAGTCGTAGGTTTTGAAGGATTCTAATGGCGAAATATCCTCAGCCGCCTCTAAATCCTCAGCCAGAATCCGAATCAGCTTTAGTTTCTCTGATGCAGAGAGCCGTCGTACCGCCGGAAGCACCTCAGCCAGCGTTATATTACCTACCTCTGAGAATTCACATCCTCAGCTTACTTTAGGTGCGATCGCCCCTCACTTCCCCCTCATCCCCCCTATAGACAGATTTAGAATCTTTCGCTATGATAAGTAGCTGTTGCCAAAATTGGACAGCAAATTTTCTCTGGCTTCGAGTGTGGGGAAAGCTTCCCGTTTGATGGAGTCTGAGGCGCATTCCGTGAGGACTGCCAGACTCGTTGGAAATCCAGCCTGGCTGAAGACCAAGTTGGACGCTGACCTTCAGAGTGAGGTCTAACCTGCCCGCCACCCGCCAAAATTTGCTGAATCGTCTGGTTTGAGGATACTGAATGAACTTGTGTTCATTAAAGTCCTAAGCCAATTTGGGCTGACTGCGCCAGGTTGATCAGGATTCGGTTAGCTCGCGCGTTCAATCCTACAAGGAAACAGAATTCACAGCGTAAGTGTATGGTTCTCCAGAGCTATTCGGCTGAGGAGGACTTACATGATTCTGTGTTTATTTGGAGCCAGATGGACTGTTGAGACGATCGCAGTTCTGCTCCTTATGCAAACAGCGAAAAAGGGGGATTCGTCACAGTGTCTGTTGGCATTCTCGGCACAAAAGTAGGCATGACTCAGATCTTCGACGAGGCGGGCGTTGCGATTCCTGTCACCGTCGTTCAGGCGGGTCCATGCACCGTTACACAGGTAAAGACAAAAGAAACCGATGGCTACACCGCGATTCAGGTGGGCTTCGGTGCGATTAAGGAAAAGGCGATTAATAAGCCTGAGATGGGTCACTTGGCAAAGGCTGGGGCGGGTCCGCTGCGCCATCTGCACGAGTACCGTCTGGCAGATCCCGGTGAATTTCAGCTTGGGCAGGAAATCACGGTCGATCGCTTCCAGGAAGGTCAAACCGTTGACGTGATCGGCACCAGCATCGGTCGCGGCTTCGCAGGCTATCAGAAGCGGCACAACTTCAAGCGGGGTCCGATGGCGCACGGTTCCAAGAACCACCGTCTGCCCGGTTCTACGGGTGCGGGTACAACCCCTGGTCGGGTGTTCCCCGGTAAGCGGATGGCGGGTCAGTTGGGCAATGCTCGCGTCACCGTCCGGAAGCTGACCGTCGTGAAGATCGATGCCGAGCGCAACCTGATTCTGATCAAAGGTGCGTTGCCCGGTAAGCCGGGTGCTCTGGTCAACATCGTGCCTGCGAAATTAGTCGGACGAGCTAAGTAAGCCGAGCTAAGTAAAACGATCGCCTACAGGAAAACCTCCTGGCGGCATTGCCCAAAAAGGCGGTATGCCCAAGAAAGAGTAGAGACGACCTATGGTTGACTGTGTAGTAAAAGATTGGCAGGGCGCGGAAGTGGGTCAAGCTTCCCTGGATCTGCGAGTCGCTAAAGAAACAAGTGCCGCCCATGTGGTGCATCGGGCACTCGTGCGGCAAATGAACAATGCTAGACAGGGAACGGCTTCCACCAAAACCCGTGCAGAAGTGAGCGGGGGTGGTCGTAAGCCCTGGAGACAAAAGGGAACGGGTCGGGCAAGAGCCGGTTCTAACCGTTCTCCCCTGTGGCGGGGCGGTGGCGTCACCTTTGGACCCAAGCCGCGTGACTATTCGACCAAGATGAACCGCAAAGAGCGTCGTTTGGCTCTCAGAACGGCTCTGGTGGGTCGTACCGATGACCTGATTGTGGTGGCGGATTTTGCCGATCAGCTTTCCCGTCCTAAGACGAAGGAACTGGTTCAGGCGCTCAATCGCTGGGGCGTAGAAGAAGGCTCGAAAGTGCTGATTATCACCGCCGATCGCGACGAGAACATTTACCTCTCCGCACGGAACATCGATCGCCTGCGGCATATCAAGGCAGACGGCTTGAACGTATTCGACATTTTGAACGCAGACAAGATTGTGATCACCCAGTCTGCGATCGCCAAGATTCAGGAGGTTTACGGTGAAGATTGATTCTCGCTCTCTTCCAGATCTGATTCGCCGCCCCCTGATTACGGAGAAGGCGACCATTCTGCTGGAAGAAAACAAATACGTATTTGAAGTGTCGCCCAAGGCTGACAAATATCAGATCAAGGCAGCGATCGAAGCCCTGTTCGATGTCAAGGTCGTAAAGGTCAACACGCAAGTCCCCCCCTACAAAGAGCGTCGTGTGGGTCGGTTCCAGGGCAATCGTCCTCACTACAAGAAGGCGATCGTAACCCTGGCAGAGGGTGACTCGATTACGCTCTTCCCCGAAGTCTAACGAGGATTCTAAGTCATGGGTATTCGTAGCTATCGACCTTATACGCCCGGCACACGCCAGCGAGTCGTCGTTGATTTCGCTGAAATTACAAAGTCTGAGCCGGAAAAATCGCTAACGACATCCGTCCATCGGAAAAAGGGACGTAACAACCGGGGCGTCATCACGACGCGTCACCGGGGCGGCGGACACAAGAAGCTCTACCGCATCATTGATTTCTACCGCAACAAGCACAACATTCCTGCGAAAGTAGCGGCGATCGAGTATGACCCTAACCGGAATGCTCGGATTGCGCTCCTCTACTATCAGGACGGCGAGAAGCGTTACATTCTCCACCCGGCAAACCTTCAGGTCGGCGCAACGGTGCTTTCGGGTCCCGATGCTCCCTTTGAAATCGGAAATGCCCTGCCGCTGGGCAATATGCCCCTAGGTACTACGGTTCACAACGTCGAGCTAACCCCCGGTAAGGGTGGTCAAATCGTGCGGGCGGCTGGAACCGGGGCACAGGTAGTTGCTAAGGAAGGCAACTATGTCACCCTGCGTCTGCCTTCGACGGAAGTTCGACTGGT from Leptolyngbya ohadii IS1 includes the following:
- the rplC gene encoding 50S ribosomal protein L3 — translated: MSVGILGTKVGMTQIFDEAGVAIPVTVVQAGPCTVTQVKTKETDGYTAIQVGFGAIKEKAINKPEMGHLAKAGAGPLRHLHEYRLADPGEFQLGQEITVDRFQEGQTVDVIGTSIGRGFAGYQKRHNFKRGPMAHGSKNHRLPGSTGAGTTPGRVFPGKRMAGQLGNARVTVRKLTVVKIDAERNLILIKGALPGKPGALVNIVPAKLVGRAK
- the rplD gene encoding 50S ribosomal protein L4; translated protein: MVDCVVKDWQGAEVGQASLDLRVAKETSAAHVVHRALVRQMNNARQGTASTKTRAEVSGGGRKPWRQKGTGRARAGSNRSPLWRGGGVTFGPKPRDYSTKMNRKERRLALRTALVGRTDDLIVVADFADQLSRPKTKELVQALNRWGVEEGSKVLIITADRDENIYLSARNIDRLRHIKADGLNVFDILNADKIVITQSAIAKIQEVYGED
- a CDS encoding 50S ribosomal protein L23 is translated as MKIDSRSLPDLIRRPLITEKATILLEENKYVFEVSPKADKYQIKAAIEALFDVKVVKVNTQVPPYKERRVGRFQGNRPHYKKAIVTLAEGDSITLFPEV
- the rplB gene encoding 50S ribosomal protein L2 produces the protein MGIRSYRPYTPGTRQRVVVDFAEITKSEPEKSLTTSVHRKKGRNNRGVITTRHRGGGHKKLYRIIDFYRNKHNIPAKVAAIEYDPNRNARIALLYYQDGEKRYILHPANLQVGATVLSGPDAPFEIGNALPLGNMPLGTTVHNVELTPGKGGQIVRAAGTGAQVVAKEGNYVTLRLPSTEVRLVRRECYATIGQVGNAEARNVSLGKAGRTRWKGRRPEVRGSVMNPVDHPHGGGEGRAPIGRSGPVTPWGKPALGAKTRKKKKLSNSLIVRRRRRTSKRGRGGRES